In the genome of Nitrosopumilus sp., one region contains:
- a CDS encoding peptidase — translation MKILFALTICIFFAIGLVPDAFSHGLGGEVLPPVTINGKDATLSIGISPSVYDENNSETNISLKLYDTDSSAIIEHVTFDFELKKEGKLLFKDIFHDELGNLNIKVLTDNSDKTTIEGSKEPLSGGWIKKDFEPIVIRGPVFTSGGLYDYTVKILTINSDSNVLSEEIILEGAISLAENNFFDVKSNSNEDYTLQLISYFDKINNFSFDSNTIKFSMPFDWNQNIEQLSVVHEEIRVPNTFGDFLSTTYTSIVNDIALPADAVTIDDYSFEDRTIHLVLNQKLIKEIRDSAILDSDNTMNFELKPNQQVTFPLEFATPDLRYKVFLSWEPEIIHTSEEVKFFVSFEELFSDRSQKLIEYDLTIIQKGSEIYSKHLVGNANSINPNIHKIIFDDAKSGTANFVLSNINGHSLSKGNFIIVIQPSNQIQSDIPSWIKNNAGWWSDGTIDDTSFIQGIQFLIKEKILQVPITTQNSESNSSDIPSWIKNNAGWWSDGTIDDTSFIQGIQYLIKEGIVQIEN, via the coding sequence TTGAAAATTCTATTTGCTCTTACAATTTGCATATTTTTTGCAATTGGACTAGTTCCAGATGCTTTTAGTCACGGTCTAGGTGGAGAAGTTCTTCCACCAGTAACCATTAATGGAAAAGATGCAACGCTATCCATTGGAATTTCTCCATCAGTATATGATGAAAATAATTCTGAAACAAATATTTCATTAAAGCTATACGACACAGACTCTTCTGCAATAATTGAACATGTAACATTTGACTTTGAATTAAAAAAAGAAGGTAAACTTCTTTTCAAAGATATTTTCCATGATGAGCTTGGAAATTTAAACATCAAAGTCCTAACTGATAATTCTGACAAAACAACAATTGAGGGAAGCAAAGAACCTCTCTCTGGTGGTTGGATAAAAAAAGATTTTGAGCCCATAGTTATTCGGGGCCCTGTATTTACATCTGGAGGATTATATGACTATACAGTAAAAATTCTAACAATCAATTCTGATTCTAATGTGCTATCTGAAGAAATAATACTAGAAGGTGCAATTAGTCTTGCAGAAAATAATTTTTTTGATGTAAAAAGTAATTCAAATGAAGATTATACCCTACAACTAATTTCATACTTTGATAAAATCAATAATTTTTCATTTGACTCAAACACAATAAAATTCTCAATGCCCTTTGACTGGAATCAAAATATTGAACAGCTCAGTGTCGTACATGAAGAAATAAGAGTTCCTAACACCTTTGGAGATTTTCTTTCAACAACTTATACATCAATAGTAAATGATATCGCATTACCTGCTGATGCAGTGACAATTGATGATTATTCCTTTGAAGATAGAACAATTCACCTTGTCTTGAATCAAAAATTAATCAAGGAAATTCGTGATAGTGCAATCCTTGATTCAGATAATACCATGAATTTTGAGTTAAAACCAAACCAACAAGTAACTTTTCCTCTTGAATTTGCAACACCTGATTTAAGATACAAAGTATTTCTTTCTTGGGAGCCTGAGATTATTCATACATCAGAAGAAGTAAAATTTTTTGTAAGCTTTGAAGAATTATTCTCTGATAGATCTCAAAAATTAATTGAATATGATTTAACCATAATACAAAAGGGTTCTGAAATCTATTCTAAACATTTGGTTGGAAATGCAAACTCGATTAATCCTAATATTCACAAAATAATTTTTGATGATGCCAAATCAGGTACTGCAAATTTTGTTTTATCAAACATTAATGGACATTCTCTATCAAAAGGAAATTTTATTATCGTAATACAACCATCTAATCAGATTCAATCTGATATTCCATCCTGGATCAAAAACAACGCTGGATGGTGGTCAGATGGCACAATAGATGATACTTCATTCATTCAAGGAATTCAATTCTTGATTAAAGAAAAAATTTTACAAGTTCCAATTACAACTCAAAACTCTGAGTCAAATTCATCTGATATTCCATCCTGGATCAAAAACAACGCTGGATGGTGGTCAGATGGCACAATAGATGATACTTCATTCATTCAAGGAATTCAATATTTAATTAAGGAAGGCATTGTCCAAATTGAAAACTGA
- a CDS encoding plastocyanin/azurin family copper-binding protein: MNQNFFFIFFSIILAFGSIQTVYGGGTGSEESDIHFINENYFKVKLETNPSILEGNEHEINFDITTINDDTKETVSGVEYRIEIFDGQGIKIVDFDAFSPNEKLRTLIVPNSSVNFSGQKMENGSWLASNEYPLTITAPLFLEGGLVDVKITILSIDNIKVTGNDSTFHILFTMGEFIPFTIEVDDISHELMFATYFDKIEEFHYDNTDKKLTAQMPFNWNEDFIESIPFVHAEYYIPKTVDIFNNHEILLSINDISYFGTIDRSGDDEIVIHFLLSSKKLLKLFDEIPSDKNDKIIFGIESGKKRDVQKADASLEDGDKVISLSSEEDWKFHLSLTPKGKINPNTDITFYLEFHDPITNTIITQNVYDLDVFLNGKMVESKKGLEAFDGTDSFRINFDDTGSVIVRISNVNNFDTSGEFSFKVTEPKKELIADHFIDIAKGSSLPGCEINDSCYIPSSAEIEIDQIVLWNNMDSSAHTVTSGTPDNGNSDSFDSGIIAAGGQFSNKFEKQGIFDYYCTLHPWMIGTISVGDITPLVPEWIKNNAGWWAEGAIDDEAFVQGIQFLITNEILDIPQTTSGKSSGSEIPSWIKNNAGWWAEGAIDDEAFVQGIQHLISNGILQV; the protein is encoded by the coding sequence ATGAATCAAAATTTCTTTTTCATTTTCTTTTCCATAATTCTAGCTTTTGGTTCAATTCAAACTGTGTATGGTGGAGGTACCGGTAGTGAAGAAAGTGATATTCATTTCATAAATGAAAATTATTTTAAAGTAAAACTTGAAACAAATCCTTCTATTTTAGAAGGAAACGAACATGAAATTAATTTTGACATAACAACAATAAATGATGATACGAAAGAAACAGTTTCTGGAGTTGAATACAGAATTGAAATATTTGATGGTCAAGGTATCAAAATAGTTGATTTTGATGCTTTTTCACCTAATGAAAAATTAAGAACATTGATTGTACCCAATTCTTCTGTAAATTTTTCAGGCCAAAAAATGGAAAATGGTTCTTGGTTAGCCTCAAATGAGTATCCTTTGACAATTACTGCACCTCTCTTTTTGGAAGGTGGATTGGTTGATGTAAAAATCACAATTCTATCAATTGACAACATCAAAGTTACAGGAAATGACTCGACCTTTCATATTCTATTTACTATGGGAGAATTTATCCCATTTACCATAGAAGTTGATGATATATCACACGAACTAATGTTTGCAACATATTTTGATAAAATTGAAGAATTTCATTATGATAATACAGATAAAAAACTTACAGCACAAATGCCATTTAATTGGAATGAAGATTTTATTGAATCAATCCCATTTGTGCATGCAGAATATTATATTCCAAAAACAGTAGATATTTTCAACAACCACGAAATATTATTATCAATTAATGATATTTCTTATTTTGGAACCATTGATCGTTCTGGTGATGATGAAATTGTTATACATTTTTTGCTTTCATCAAAAAAACTACTAAAACTATTTGATGAAATTCCATCTGATAAAAATGATAAAATCATATTTGGAATAGAATCTGGTAAAAAAAGAGATGTACAAAAAGCAGATGCATCACTAGAAGATGGAGATAAAGTTATTTCATTATCATCAGAAGAAGATTGGAAGTTTCACTTGTCATTAACACCTAAAGGAAAAATCAATCCCAATACTGATATTACATTTTATTTGGAATTTCATGATCCTATTACAAATACAATAATAACTCAAAATGTTTATGATCTAGATGTATTTCTAAATGGAAAAATGGTAGAATCAAAAAAAGGATTAGAAGCATTTGATGGAACTGATTCCTTTAGAATTAATTTTGATGATACAGGATCTGTGATTGTTAGAATTTCAAATGTAAATAATTTTGATACCTCTGGAGAATTTTCATTTAAAGTAACTGAACCAAAAAAAGAATTGATAGCTGATCATTTTATTGATATTGCAAAAGGTTCATCTCTTCCAGGATGTGAAATCAATGATTCTTGTTATATTCCATCTTCCGCAGAGATTGAAATTGACCAAATAGTACTTTGGAACAACATGGACAGTTCTGCTCATACTGTTACTTCTGGCACTCCTGATAATGGTAATTCGGACAGTTTTGATAGTGGAATTATTGCTGCAGGTGGACAATTTTCAAACAAATTCGAAAAACAGGGCATTTTTGACTATTATTGCACACTACATCCTTGGATGATAGGTACAATTTCTGTTGGGGATATTACACCTCTTGTTCCTGAATGGATTAAAAATAATGCAGGTTGGTGGGCTGAAGGTGCAATTGATGATGAAGCATTTGTACAAGGAATTCAATTTTTAATTACGAATGAAATTTTAGATATCCCACAAACTACATCTGGAAAATCATCAGGAAGTGAAATTCCGAGTTGGATTAAAAATAATGCAGGTTGGTGGGCTGAAGGTGCAATTGATGATGAAGCATTTGTACAAGGAATTCAACATCTAATCAGTAATGGAATTTTACAAGTCTAA
- a CDS encoding tautomerase family protein translates to MPLITVSMYPGRTQEQKDEYAKAITKSAVDILKTKENHVIVVFEDNPKENWFLAGNQL, encoded by the coding sequence ATGCCTTTGATTACCGTGTCTATGTATCCTGGAAGAACTCAGGAACAAAAAGACGAATATGCAAAAGCAATTACAAAATCAGCAGTTGATATTCTAAAGACAAAAGAAAATCATGTAATTGTTGTTTTTGAAGACAATCCTAAAGAAAATTGGTTTTTAGCAGGAAACCAACTTTAA
- a CDS encoding carbon-nitrogen hydrolase family protein, with protein sequence MKVAVVQFKASTNKEVNLKKILLYISKTASKNATLCAFPEFMMFYTNSSQTSKQLANLAETINGNFVRSISKAAKENKIQVVGSFYEKSRTKDRVYDTAFVIDKSGKVISTYRKIHLYDALGFRESDKMKSGSKISKPVKTSIGKIGMMICYDLRFPEMSRSLAAAGSEVLVAPSAWVKGKMKEEHWITINKTRAIENGCYVIAPDQVGNIYCGRSLVVDPYGKILLDMKKKQGISFVNIDLSLVKQTRKILPLLKNRRTDVYPTLKA encoded by the coding sequence ATGAAAGTGGCAGTAGTTCAATTCAAAGCATCAACAAATAAGGAAGTTAATTTAAAAAAAATTCTTTTATACATTTCAAAAACTGCATCTAAAAATGCAACACTTTGTGCATTTCCAGAATTTATGATGTTTTATACAAATTCATCTCAAACCTCAAAACAATTAGCAAACTTGGCTGAAACAATTAATGGAAACTTTGTAAGATCTATTTCAAAAGCTGCAAAAGAAAATAAAATTCAAGTTGTAGGTTCATTTTATGAGAAGAGTAGAACAAAAGATAGAGTGTATGATACTGCTTTTGTAATTGATAAATCAGGTAAAGTAATCTCAACTTATCGTAAGATACATCTCTATGACGCACTAGGCTTTAGAGAATCCGATAAAATGAAATCAGGCTCAAAAATTTCAAAGCCTGTAAAAACATCTATCGGAAAAATAGGCATGATGATTTGTTATGATTTAAGATTTCCAGAGATGTCAAGATCACTTGCAGCTGCAGGTTCAGAAGTTTTAGTTGCTCCATCAGCTTGGGTCAAAGGAAAAATGAAAGAAGAACATTGGATTACAATAAACAAAACACGTGCAATTGAAAATGGATGCTATGTTATTGCACCAGATCAAGTTGGAAATATTTACTGTGGACGAAGTCTAGTTGTAGATCCATATGGAAAAATTTTACTAGACATGAAAAAGAAACAAGGAATAAGTTTTGTTAACATTGATTTGAGTTTAGTAAAACAAACACGAAAAATTTTACCATTACTTAAAAACAGAAGAACTGATGTATATCCTACTTTGAAGGCTTAG
- a CDS encoding winged helix-turn-helix transcriptional regulator: MTDRSTLLTEIIYKNPGLHFSEIIRVSGLKNGVLTHYLNKLESLGVILIKRERDKTRFFSPKINLEEIKVIKFLRKETSRKIISLLLNNDMEFHEIVKKVGKSSPTISQNLSELLNNDLIIFEMKDSKKIFYIKQNSLIQKLIKKYQFD, encoded by the coding sequence GTGACTGATAGATCTACTCTATTAACTGAGATTATTTACAAAAATCCTGGATTGCATTTTTCTGAAATAATTCGTGTATCGGGACTGAAAAATGGTGTTCTTACACATTATCTAAACAAATTAGAATCATTAGGAGTTATTCTTATTAAAAGAGAAAGAGACAAAACAAGATTTTTTTCACCCAAAATTAATCTAGAAGAAATTAAAGTCATCAAATTTTTAAGAAAAGAAACATCACGTAAAATAATTTCCTTATTGTTGAATAATGATATGGAATTTCATGAAATTGTAAAGAAAGTTGGAAAATCTTCACCAACAATCTCTCAAAATTTGTCTGAATTGTTGAATAATGATTTGATAATTTTTGAAATGAAAGACTCTAAAAAAATATTTTATATTAAACAAAATTCATTAATACAAAAACTAATCAAAAAATATCAATTCGATTAA
- a CDS encoding rhomboid family intramembrane serine protease, which produces MLPLRDENPHPPGFKPKVTYALIIVNVIVFFMEVAYTGQFFDFSNQNAFVMFYNWGAVPACITGEYSGIDTGNGILQCPAISEISLLTSTFMHGGLIHLGGNLLFLWIFGDNIEQKFGKVKYLGIYLMWGVSAGLIHILGDTSSSIPAVGASGAISGVLGAYLVIFPRARIQTFLMLGFFWRMMHIQARWFLPFWLVFQNLLPFFIGGFGVAGGGVAYLAHIGGFVVGLGTGYIYKKMHSSDFTYGTRYGYRPDY; this is translated from the coding sequence ATGCTTCCATTAAGGGATGAGAATCCCCATCCTCCAGGTTTCAAACCAAAAGTAACCTATGCGTTAATCATTGTAAATGTAATTGTATTTTTTATGGAAGTTGCATATACAGGACAGTTCTTTGACTTTTCAAATCAAAATGCATTTGTAATGTTTTACAATTGGGGAGCAGTTCCCGCATGTATTACAGGAGAATATTCTGGAATTGATACCGGAAATGGAATCTTACAATGTCCTGCAATTTCAGAAATTAGTCTACTAACATCCACATTCATGCATGGTGGTTTGATACACTTGGGTGGCAATCTATTGTTTTTGTGGATATTTGGTGATAACATTGAACAAAAATTTGGTAAAGTAAAATATCTTGGAATTTATTTAATGTGGGGAGTTTCTGCAGGATTGATTCACATTCTTGGTGATACTAGCAGCTCAATTCCTGCAGTTGGCGCTTCTGGTGCAATCTCTGGAGTATTGGGAGCATATCTTGTAATTTTTCCAAGAGCAAGAATTCAGACTTTCTTGATGCTTGGATTCTTTTGGAGGATGATGCATATTCAGGCTCGTTGGTTTTTACCATTTTGGCTAGTATTTCAAAACCTACTTCCATTTTTCATTGGTGGGTTTGGTGTTGCAGGTGGTGGTGTAGCATATCTTGCACACATTGGTGGATTTGTAGTTGGACTGGGAACAGGATACATTTACAAAAAAATGCACAGTTCTGACTTTACATACGGCACAAGATATGGTTACAGACCAGATTATTGA